Below is a window of Streptomyces qaidamensis DNA.
CGTTCCAGCCGCGGCACAGGGCGGACAGATATGCGCGCATGCGCTCCATCTGGTCGTGGTCGGCGCCGCCGGCCAGGAAGACGAACTGGGCATATGCGGTGCGCAAGACGGCCCTGCGGTTGATCAGACCGCCTTGGTAGAACGACTTGCTGAACGTGAGCGTGCTCGACTTCGCAATGACCGTCTTGTCCAGGTCAAAGAAGGCAGCTGTGCGGGGCAACGAGTGGTTTTCCACGCCCCAGAGCATAGGGGCAGCCCATTCGGCGTAAGGTGGGGCGCGTGGGTTTGCCTGAGAAGGCTCTCGGGTACACCATGGAAGTCACGGATCGTTCGCGACCGTGCTAACCCGGCCCGACTCCTCCCCCCCCCGAGTCGGCCGTGGGGACGACCCCCGCTCTCCCCCCCGGCGGGGGTCGTCGCATGTCCGGGTGGGTTTTCTCCCCCTTCTCGCGGCCTGGATGCCGCTCGGCTGCGGCTCCGACCCAGGTCTTGTCATGCCCATGATTTGTTACGTTGGGTAGTTGCCGGGCTGCTCTGTGGCAGCCGCACAGAGGGCCGGAGCGACTCACCGGTATGGGTGACGGCGATATTCACAACCCCCGAGGCGTCCACGGTTATCCACCAAGATCCACACGATTTCCGGGATCGCTGCACCGTGATTCCAGCGCGCCCCGCTCGCGGCGAGTTCATCGCCGGTTCCGAGTACCCGGGGCGTTTGGCCGGTTTCTGTCGGCCGTTCACAGGGAGGCCGCTCGCCGGTTCTTCCCACGTTTGGGAATCGCGGGGCCGCAGGGGCCGCGCGAGCCATGCAGCGAAGGGGGATGGAAACCGTGGCCGGAACCGTCACACACGACCCGCCGCCGGGCGCCGGAGGGCGGCAGGGCGGCCCGCTGATCGTCACCGAGGACACCGAACTCCTCGACGACCTGCTGCGCCTGTGCGCGGCAGCGGGCGCCACACCCGAGGTGCACCACGGAGTGCCGGAGCGCAGGGGCAGCTGGGAGGCCGCACCGCTCGTCCTGGTCGGCGACGACGCCGCGCGGCGGGTGCGCGGGGCCGTCCGCAGAAGGGGCGTGGTGCTCGTCGGCCGGGACCAGGACGACTCCGGGGTGTGGCGGCGGGCCGTCGAGATCGGTGCCGAGCACGTCCTGATGCTGCCCGACGGCGAGCAGTGGCTGGTCGACCGGATCGCCGACGTGGCCGAGGGCGTCGGCCGGCCAGCCCTCACCGTGGGCGTCATCGGCGGCCGGGGCGGGGCCGGAGCGTCCACGCTCGCGTGTGCCCTCGCCGTCACCTCCGCGCGGGAGGGACTGCGCACCCTCCTCGTGGACGCCGATCCACTGGGTGGCGGACTTGACGTACTCCTCGGCGGTGAGACGGCCGAAGGACTGCGCTGGCCCGCGTTCGCCTCCTCGCGCGGCCGGGTCGGCGGGGCCGCCCTGGAGGAGTCGCTGCCCGAACTGCATGCGCTGCGCGTGCTCAGCTGGGACCGCGGCGACCGGATCGCGGTCCCGCCGCAGGCGGTGCGGGCGGTGCTCGCGGCGGCCCGGCGCCGGGGCGGCACCGTCGTGGTCGACCTGCCGCGCCGGATCGACGACGGCGTCGCCGAGGTCCTCACCCAGTTGGACGTGGGCGTAGTGGTGGTGCCCGCCGAGCTGCGGGCCGTCGCGGCCGCGGGCCGGGTGGCCTCCGCGGTCGGCATGGTCCTGCGGGACCTGCGGGTGGCCGTCCGCGGGCCCTACCCACCGGGGCTCGACGACCGTGAGGTGGCCCGGCTGCTCGGACTGCCCCTGGTCGGCGAGGTACCGGCAGAGCCGGGTCTGTCGCGCCCGGACGCCGCCCCGGCGCCACCGGGCGCGGCTCCCCGCGGACCGCTCGCCCGGTTCTGCAAGGAGTTCTGGGAGCGGGCGCTCGTCGAGGCGGGTACGGCATGAGCACCCTGGCCGGAATCGAGGGCGCCGCGCTGCTCGACGGGGTGCGGCGGTGGCTGGCCGAGAGCGGGGCCGATCCGACCCCCGCGCGCGTGGCGCAGGCTCTGCGGGAGCAGGGGCGGGTCCTCGGGGACGCCGAAGTCCTGGGAGCGGCCGCACAGTTGCGGTCGGAGCTGGTCGGCAGCGGGCCGCTGGAGCCGCTCCTCGCCGATCCGTCGGTGACGGACGTGCTGGTGTCGGCCCCCGACCGGGTCTGGGTGGACCGGGGTGGGGGACTGGAGCTGACGCCGGTGCGCTTCGCGGACGCGGCGGCGGTACGACGGCTCGCCCAGCGCCTCGCAGCGGTGGCCGGACGCCGCCTGGACGACGCCCGGCCCTGGGCCGACGCCCGGCTGCCCGACGGGACCCGGCTGCACGCGGTGCTGCCGCCGGTGGCCGTGGGCTGCGCCTGCCTGTCACTGCGGGTCGTACGACCGCGTGCCTTCACGCTCGGCGAGCTGGTCGCGGCGGGCACGGTGCCGCCGGGCGGGGACCGCATACTGCGCGCCCTGCTCGACGCGCGGCTGTCCTTCCTCGTCAGCGGAGGCACGGGCACGGGCAAGACCACGCTGCTGAGTGCCCTGCTGGGGCTGGTGGGACCGGACGAACGGATCGTCCTCGCCGAGGACTCGGCGGAACTGCGGCCCGACCATCCGCACGTCGTGCGGCTGGAGACCAGACCCGCCAACCAGGAGGGCGCGGGCCTCGTGACGCTGGAGGACCTGGTGCGCCAGGCCCTG
It encodes the following:
- the ssd gene encoding septum site-determining protein Ssd; its protein translation is METVAGTVTHDPPPGAGGRQGGPLIVTEDTELLDDLLRLCAAAGATPEVHHGVPERRGSWEAAPLVLVGDDAARRVRGAVRRRGVVLVGRDQDDSGVWRRAVEIGAEHVLMLPDGEQWLVDRIADVAEGVGRPALTVGVIGGRGGAGASTLACALAVTSAREGLRTLLVDADPLGGGLDVLLGGETAEGLRWPAFASSRGRVGGAALEESLPELHALRVLSWDRGDRIAVPPQAVRAVLAAARRRGGTVVVDLPRRIDDGVAEVLTQLDVGVVVVPAELRAVAAAGRVASAVGMVLRDLRVAVRGPYPPGLDDREVARLLGLPLVGEVPAEPGLSRPDAAPAPPGAAPRGPLARFCKEFWERALVEAGTA
- a CDS encoding TadA family conjugal transfer-associated ATPase, which translates into the protein MSTLAGIEGAALLDGVRRWLAESGADPTPARVAQALREQGRVLGDAEVLGAAAQLRSELVGSGPLEPLLADPSVTDVLVSAPDRVWVDRGGGLELTPVRFADAAAVRRLAQRLAAVAGRRLDDARPWADARLPDGTRLHAVLPPVAVGCACLSLRVVRPRAFTLGELVAAGTVPPGGDRILRALLDARLSFLVSGGTGTGKTTLLSALLGLVGPDERIVLAEDSAELRPDHPHVVRLETRPANQEGAGLVTLEDLVRQALRMRPDRLVVGEVRGPEVVHLLAALNTGHEGGCGTVHANAAADVPARLEALGTAAGLDRAALHSQLAAALSVVLHLVRDRAGRRRIAEVHVLERDPSGLVRTVPALRWGAEAFVRERGWERLRGLLRGGASGSGPGEAGVEGAGHDGGA